From Melanotaenia boesemani isolate fMelBoe1 chromosome 12, fMelBoe1.pri, whole genome shotgun sequence, a single genomic window includes:
- the LOC121650590 gene encoding olfactory receptor 6N2-like: MGRSRQVLHTKMNVSYISLSGHVEVEKYRYLYFVITSIVYSLIICSNCTIVGLIVVHKKLHEPMYIFIAALLINSLLFSTNIFPKLMIDFLSDEQIISYQACLFQCFTFYSLSASEFLLLAAMSYDRYVSICKPLQYPTIMTGKKVSMFLALAWLLPACQIAGPVVRNANSKLCSFTLKVIFCNNTINNLFCEISRPLMMYGLVVMFNVAICPMFFILFTYVKILIITCQSCGEVRRKAAQTCLPHLLVLINYSCLFTYDMVIVRVEADLPKTACFILTLQIITYNPLFNPIIYGLKMKEINEHIKNIFLSK; this comes from the exons ATGGGAAGATCAAGACAAG TCTTGCATactaaaatgaatgtatcataTATAAGTCTTAGTGGTCATGTGGAAGTGGAAAAATACagatatctttattttgttattacttCCATAGTTTATTCTTTGATAATCTGCAGCAATTGTACTATTGTAGGTTTGATTGTGGTTCACAAAAAGCTTCATGAGcctatgtacatttttattgcagCTTTGTTAATCAACTCTCTTCTTTTCAGCACTAATATTTTCCCAAAGCTTATGATTGACTTTTTATCTGATGAACAGATCATATCCTATCAAGCTTGTCTTTTccagtgttttacattttactctttAAGCGCTTCAGAGTTTTTACTGCTGGCAGCTATGTCATATGACAGATATGTGTCTATATGTAAACCTCTGCAATATCCGACTATCATGACAGGTAAAAAAGTAAGCATGTTCCTGGCTTTGGCCTGGCTTTTGCCTGCTTGTCAAATTGCTGGGCCTGTTGTGAGAAATGCTAATTCAAAACTCtgcagttttactttaaaagtaattttttgcAACAATACAATCAACAACCTTTTCTGTGAGATTTCAAGGCCTCTGATGATGTATGGGCTAGTTGTTATGTTCAATGTTGCCATTTGTCCTATGTTTTTCATCTTATTCACATATGTAAAGATACTTATAATAACATGTCAAAGCTGTGGAGAAGTCAGGAGAAAGGCAGCACAGacctgtttgcctcacctgctggttttaataaactattcttgtttatttacttatgaTATGGTCATTGTCAGAGTTGAAGCTGATCTTCCAAAGACAGCATGTTTCATATTGACATTGCAAATAATAACATATAATCCTCTTTTCAATCCAATCATATATGgacttaaaatgaaagaaattaatgaacacatcaaaaatatatttctgtcaAAGTAA